In the genome of Beijerinckiaceae bacterium RH AL1, the window ATGGCCGGGCACGTGCAGCGCAATGGCGTCGATGTTGCCGATGGCAAAGCGGTCGCCGTCCTCGAACAGCCGGTCGAACTCGGAACCGTTGCGCTCAAAATCGGTGCCGGCGTTGAAGATTTTGCCGAACACGTTCTGAACCCGGATGATCTCACGACCGATCGCGAGCTGCCCGCCAAGCGCCTGCTGAAGATAAGGTGCCGCAGACAGGTGATCGGCATGAGCATGGGTTTCCAGCAGCCAATCGACCGTCAGTCCCTGATCCCGCACGTAAGCGATCACTGCGTCCGCCGACGCGGTTTTGGTCCGGCCAGCCGCGGCGTCAAAATCGAGGACGCTGTCGACGATCGCAGCCTTTTTCGTCGCCACGTCCCAAACGACGTAGGTCGCTGTGTTGGTAGGCTCATCAAAGAAGGACTGAACGACCGGCGATCCGGCCGCTTTTGCGCGTCTGATCTGGGCGTTGGCTTCGCTCAAAACCGGGTCCATGACCATCTCCATTTAAACAAACTCATGGTTTATGTAGCTGTGTAAGCGTATTGCGTCAACGGGGTGTTCGTGCCATTTGGGAGGAATGGAAATGATGGAAGCGAACATGCCGCGCTCGCTGCGCATCGGGGATGCAGCCCCGAACTTCACCGCCCGCACCACTCAGGGCGAGATTGCGCTCGATCAGTATCGTGGGCGCTGGATTGTGTTTTTCTCGCACCCTGCTGACTTCACGCCGGTTTGCACGAGCGAGTTTGTGGCCTTGGCTAAAGCGGCCCCTCAATTCGAGGAGCTGGATTGCGTATTGTTGGGGCTGTCGGTCGACAGCCTCTACTCTCATGTCGCCTGGCTTCGCGCGATCCACGACGTTTTTG includes:
- a CDS encoding putative enzyme (source:Prodigal:2.6;~ID:RHAL1_p00128); the encoded protein is MDPVLSEANAQIRRAKAAGSPVVQSFFDEPTNTATYVVWDVATKKAAIVDSVLDFDAAAGRTKTASADAVIAYVRDQGLTVDWLLETHAHADHLSAAPYLQQALGGQLAIGREIIRVQNVFGKIFNAGTDFERNGSEFDRLFEDGDRFAIGNIDAIALHVPGHTPADMAYAIGDAVFTGDTLFMPDYGTARADFPGGDARQLFRSIRRLMQLPDETRLFLCHDYKAVGRDQYVWETTVGAQRVGNVHVHEGVSEDDFVAMRTSRDATLSMPKLILPSIQVNMRGGHLPEPEANGTRYLKIPLDAL